TTCTCTGTGGAGAACAGACTTAACTGAAGCAAATCTGATCTGGGCAAATCTCAAGGCTGCTAACTTGATTCGGGCAAACCTGACTAAAGTTGACTTGCACAAAGCTTCCTTAACAAAAGCCGACTTGCGTTTAGCAAATCTGCGTAATGCCGACCTCAGCGGTGTAAATTTAGCTGGAGCCGACTTGAGTTATGCCAACCTCAGCGGTGCTTTCTTAGCTGGGGCAAATCTTTGGGGTGCAAACCTTACAGGGGCAAACTTGAGCAAGACAGACTTGAGTCATTGTATTCTCACCAAAGCTATCTTGTTCAAAACCGATCTCACTTACGTTGATTTTACAGAAGTAGACCTAACTGATGTGGATTTGCACTACTGCCTTGTTAGCGGAGAAACTTCACCAGAAAAGGGTTTGTTGGAAGCGGTTTGAGTGTCACCACCGATTTAAAAAATAATCTGACAGATATTTTTAGAGACGTTAGGTGTAACGTCTCTAAAGCTATATGAGGGCGCTGATACCTCCACTCTGACAGTCAAAATTCTGACGATTAAATAAGTAAAACTCATGACAAGTATTAATTTTACTAAATTAATATTACTTGATAAACTTTTGTAAAGCATTGTAAAGTAATTTTACAGGCGACACACAACGTTGTCTGATTCATAAATCACAAACGCATTCATAAAACAATGACAGCAACCTTACAACAGCGCTCCAGCGCCAACGTATGGGATCGCTTCTGCGAATGGATCACCAGCACCAGCAACCGTCTCTACATCGGTTGGTTCGGCGTCCTGATGATCCCAACCCTACTAGCCGCAACCACCTGCTTCGTAATTGCCTTCATCGCCGCACCTCCAGTAGACAT
The genomic region above belongs to Calothrix sp. NIES-2098 and contains:
- a CDS encoding pentapeptide repeat-containing protein, translating into MDADELLNRYRAGEKNFTQVSLHSVNLSEVCIPGINLAGANLVKATLSHANLRGANLIEANLTAASLWRTDLTEANLIWANLKAANLIRANLTKVDLHKASLTKADLRLANLRNADLSGVNLAGADLSYANLSGAFLAGANLWGANLTGANLSKTDLSHCILTKAILFKTDLTYVDFTEVDLTDVDLHYCLVSGETSPEKGLLEAV